In Silene latifolia isolate original U9 population chromosome 6, ASM4854445v1, whole genome shotgun sequence, the genomic window TATTCTTTGACTTTCAAAAAATGGGACAAAATTAAAATGGACCATTACAATATTAACACTCCTTACTTACGAAGAAGTAGTAGACAGTCTATAAATCTACACATTTTCATCAAGAGTATACAAGAAACGCCTGAGATCTGATCACAAGGGGAAGGTTGCATACATCTTATCCAATTTCCATATATTGCCAATATGGAAGGTTCTTGTAGGGGTGTTAGGTAAATGTTGATGCCGATGATTTATAGAAATCACATGAGCATGACTTTTAGATTATACCTACGCGGCATGCTGTCAATGTGACACTATGTGAGAAGTCATCTAAGACACTGGTGCAAAATGTTTCAATCCATTTCCGAATAAAATATTATTAGGGCCAAAAAATGTCTCACAAGCATAAGTTATGCCCTCTGAAATATGCTTTATACGTCGTAACCTGGAATTTACCAAATCAGTGTTATCTATCTTGCCAATCCAACTCGATCTCATCGAGTGTTATTCCTTTCAGATCTCCCAACATCAACGACAATCACAATCCTAATGTTTGGATACCCTTTTGACTACCTCATTACCACTAAAGTCCAGACCAAAATCTATTTCTTGCATGTTCAATACACTCATAAGCTCCACTTTACATATGACCTCCAGTATAATAATCAGCTTCATGAAACGTACCCCAAGGTTCCTATAGGATGAGTTTGGGACATCACTATCAAACCACTATTTGTTTGACATTAGATCATTTTCTATCACCATAGACAATTAATCCTATAGGATGTTTCCGAATAAATTTCTAATTGATTATGTCCCATATCCCGACTTGAGCGTCTACTATCACCTTCAAAATTGGCTTTTCAGGATGATACCGTGCCACTGTCTCGGGGCATGGGGAGGCAAGTACCCAGTTGAAACAAAGAGGAACAATACAATAAATTCCCTTGCTTCTTTCTGGTGCATGAAGCATGGCTAGTTCAAACATTTTACTAAACCTGTAGCGCAAATTTTAAACGGAGAGTTAAGAAACCGGGGATGTAGCAAATTACCCCCATTACTCTCATACTATGTGCAAATCAACCCCTTAAGTTTCACTTGTAGCATATTAGCCCCATAAGTTTCCAAAAATGTGTAATTAAGCACAAATCAAATTTTATACCCTTTTtttaactaaaacttaatattttctattataaaaatgattttaaatatatctattaaaaattaaatacaatatATTTCTACATATTCAACGAAAAATGTAAaccaaatttaatttaaacagAAAATTTGGTCATGTCATGTCATTTTATAACTTCACTTAAAATTCTTATATTGTGAACATTTTtcaccaaaataaataaataaatactataaaaatataCTTGAACTTGTTTTACTGATAATTAGGAATTTTagaatttatatttgattaatattTGGACTTTCAATAAtagtataaaattaatttagtaaATTTCAATCTTAAAAATAAGATGTGTGGTTAATTACACATTGAGAGAAACTAATGGGGGTAAAttgctacatttataagttaAAGGGCTTAATTGCACCTAGTATCAAACTTATGGGGGTGATTTGCTATATTTCCCGTTACCGAACTAAACACCATGTCACACCCAACACCGTGTCAGCGAGTTTGAGTAGCATAATATTCCGTAACCTACTGAAACTAGCTTCCCAAGGGCATTGAATGTTATCAAAGTCCCGTAGCCTAATAAACATTACATGCTACAAGACAAGGAGACAACACAAAGTCATAACATTACATGCTACGAAGACAAGGAGACAATACAAAGTGTCAAAGTCATTCGAAATTTGCCTTTTTCTAATAGAGCTGGAGACTGGCTATtctttgaatttcaaaaaatAGGACAAAATTAAAATGGACCATTATAATATTAACACTTCTCACTTATGAGGAAATAGTCTAAAATCTACACATTTTCATCACGAGTATACAAGAAACCGTCTCTAAGATCTGATCACAAGGGAAGCTTGCATACATCTTATCCATCTTCCTTACCTTGCTAATATAGAAGGTTCTTTAAGGGGTGTTAGGAAAATGTTGATGTCGATGATTTATAGAAATCACAAGAGCATGACTTTTAGATTAAACCAACAAGGCATGGTGTCACTATGACACTATGTGATAAGTCATCTAAGACGCTGGTGCAAaatgtttcaaaccattttcCCAATAAAATATTTATAGGGCCAAAAAACTCTCACAAGCATAGGTTATGACTTTTGAAACATGCTTGATAAGTCATAACCTGGAATTTACCAAATGAGTGTTACTTATGTTGTCAATCCATCTCTTTCTCATATGGTGTTATTCCTTTCAGATCTCCGAACATCAATGACAATCACACTCCTAATGTTTGGATACCCTTTTGACTACCTCACTACCACTTAAATCCAGATCAAAATCTATTTCTTGCATTTTCAACACACTCATAAGCTCTACTTTACATACGAGCTCAAGTACAATAATCAGCTTCATGAAACGTACCCCAAGGTTCCTAGTTCAAGCAATGCTACAAGCATGGATACCAATAATGTTCCATTTATAACTTTTTCATTAGTCTCCTGTTACCAAGAGCAACACTACAAGTCGCTCACTACAGCTCAACTCAACTCGAGTAAGATCAATTCTAAAAAGGTAAAGAAGAATAACCTAACAACGTCTACTCCTCCCAACCTCACGGCAGCATCCCTACTAGATTATAGTCCTTGTTCCAGTAATATAATCACCAAAAAGCGCCACAATGTTGCAAAGAAAACTACAGATTGTATGCAACAATTATGCGCAAAATCGCGATTCGCACAAAGAATAACTACATCTACCCCTCCCAATTGGACGCCAACATTCCTTCTAAAGCTCTAAGTTATTATTCTTGTTCTAAGTAACAATTCTGCCGAACAAAAAGGTGATCAATTTCGACGGAAACTGCATACTCTAAGCAACAATTTTGCCCTAAATTTGTGATTCCCGTTATCCGAAAAGCATAATCTCAGCGTAATACTtaaaatcaattaattaattaattacaagtATACAAggctcaaaattcaacataaaattaattaattaattaataaaaaaagAGAGAAGGTGACCTGAGAACTAGTGAGGATGGTGAGAAGAGCAGCTACGAAGTACCACTGCATCTCCAGAAATGTAGCAATTTAATTCCCTTTTTACTTACTAATTAGCTAGTTTCATcaaatttagggtttgaataaaAGGGGAATTGATGTGTTTTGAGCAATAATTAAGGAATTGGGGAAAATTCGAGGGAAATCATGTAAGAGGGAGAATATTAATCGTATGATCTGGAAATCGCAACTCCGAGCTCAGAGAAAGATGGTCGAGTGGAAGCCGAGTGGAGTGGAGTTGGGTGGGGGCCAATAGGGTAATACCGTCTTATTCTGTGACGGTCCTTTATTGGTAAAATGTTCCGTCTTATAATTATGAAGTCTTAATTGATAGCAAACGTCAATGGGAAAATCTAAAATTAAATTCTCAGGACATCTCGGTATACCATATCACCGCAATCAATAAGAAATTGAGATTCACAATAATTTTGACGAATAATCTTCTACCCTCCATACGAGCCTCCATAATCTAATGTATTTTAAAAACGACAACAACAAAGCCTTAATAGTCAATACCCAAACTATTTGTAGTCCACTAATATGAAGAATCATTTAAAATTGTCAATAAGAATATTAATGGAAACACGATTGAAAGTCTCGAGATTAATAAGAGATGAGAGCTCTTACACTAGAGGTGTTCATGGGTCATCCCGTCGACTGAACCCGGCCCATCCCGCCCGCTAAAAAAGCGGGTACAGACAAGGCATTTCAAGGCATTTTAAGAAAATACACAGGCCCCTACTAATCCGTCCCACGAACCCGCTAACCCGCTTGTCCGTGGGCCAAAAATTAAATGTGAGCTCGGTCCATGTTCGGTCCAAGCCCACATTTGAACGCCTATATCTTACACATTAATAAGAGATGAGAGCTCTTTAATGTCTCTAAAGCAGGAAAACTTCTTGACGAGGTGAAGGAAAGGGGGATTGTGAACACTCTTATTACAGGGTATAGCAAGAGAGGTGACTTGAAAGATGCACTTAATAAGGTTTGGGATGAGATGACTGCATTGGTTTTAATCCCCCTCTTGTTACTTATAATTTCCTAATTCGATCAAGTGTTGTGTAAAAATAAACAAAGCATCGTTGCTGAAGATCTCCGCTCTTAAAAGAAAAAGGTTGATTACAAGTGAATTATTTTAAAGTGTGAAGATGTATTGATGCTTCTTAGAATAGAGAGTTGTTTTTTTTGAATTGTAGAGCTTACGCATGATGATTGATATACATAAACTAGATATCATACAAAGTTGTGAATTAAGTCTTTAAAGTTTATGATGCATTAGAATTGACGAAGATGGTGTATAACTTTATGTGTAAGGGTATATTTCATACATTGATAACGGGATATTAAGTATCTAAACATTATCTAAACATCAAGAGGTTGCCTGAAGTTGATGGTTGATGTAGAATCCGAGGTTCTACAGTGAAGCTGCTCATATACAGTCAATTGGCGGACTCCAGAACGCTTTCTGGCAAGAATCATGGACGAAAGTCCTGTAAACACCAAGATTCCTGCAAGTATCCAACTAAATTGTAGATTAGCTAGTGCTCTTGCCCTAAAATCAGCCTCAGGTGACTCACAAATTACTGCCCCTCCATGAACCATTTCACCACCACTAATTGTATTTTTCTGCCCGAAGCAACCCAAAGGTGCCAACTTGGGTACCCACAGCATAAACCCCATGTTCACAAACCAACACCCCTGAAAAACAACAGATATTGAAAGGAGAAGTGCAGATTGGAAACTGGCAGGGAAGAAAGTGGTGGCTAAGGCCGAAATCACAGATGTTAAGACAATGAGCTGCAGCAGGCCGTGGTAACAGCCTTCAAGGCCGGCATGGTCCGTCGAGTGAAAGTGGAGCAGAAATAATTCCTGACAGAAGACGGATGCACCCAACATTCCGATTACACCTGATACACACTCTGAGATATGAGTTAATTCTGCGCACAAGGCAAATCCTGTGAAGATAGCAAGGTGTAGAAACATGGTTGCATGCTCAAAGTTGTCGAGCTCGAATATTACATGAAAAGATGGGTAGTCAAAGACTTGGAGGATGATTGCTAGGATTGAGAAGAAAAGGATGAGGATGAGTTCCAGCTCTCTCACTTTAAAGACAGAATGGTTAAATGGGTACCAAAATCTCGACACGAAATTGGTAGGGCCTTTGAGGTAATAACATCTTATGGTGTTGACAGTGTGCCATAAACCAAGAGTGATCAGGGCCAAACCAGGTACAAAATGCCCAAGAAAAGTTCCCATTTTTATTCAATCTTAGTTATTTTTGGTAAGGCTGTTTTTATTTTCCTGCGGATAACCGATCGATGTTTATATACAGAGAGTCGCACACATCTGCATCTTACAAAAAGGAGTTTGATTTCTTGTGTCATGGAAACACCAGTAGCTAAATGTGGTGGATGGTGCATAGATTTTGCACATATAAAAAAAGAATCCCACATTAGACCACAACTTTTACTAGTGGACCTTCCACCAGGATTGCAATTATTAATTATATGTAGACACTGATTTCCCACAAAACAGAAAACAAATTGTGATGATCTGAGAAGTCCACAGGCTTAAaagaaagcaaaaaaaaaaaaaaaaaaaaaaaaatcaaagaaataAACTAATGTCTAACGAAGTCGTAAGACTTGCTGAAGTCTATATTTCTCCATGAGGGAAGCCTAGTATT contains:
- the LOC141588797 gene encoding uncharacterized protein LOC141588797, which codes for MGTFLGHFVPGLALITLGLWHTVNTIRCYYLKGPTNFVSRFWYPFNHSVFKVRELELILILFFSILAIILQVFDYPSFHVIFELDNFEHATMFLHLAIFTGFALCAELTHISECVSGVIGMLGASVFCQELFLLHFHSTDHAGLEGCYHGLLQLIVLTSVISALATTFFPASFQSALLLSISVVFQGCWFVNMGFMLWVPKLAPLGCFGQKNTISGGEMVHGGAVICESPEADFRARALANLQFSWILAGILVFTGLSSMILARKRSGVRQLTVYEQLHCRTSDSTSTINFRQPLDV